The Naumovozyma dairenensis CBS 421 chromosome 1, complete genome genomic interval tttagAATCAGAAATTTGGGTATACTTGATGCTTCATGGCGACCTGAGTACATTGTTAGGTGCCAGTTCAGACTGGTGCACAGCGTTTTTCTCGTCACTTtccaaaaaagaaataaaaactaaaaattaaaaaattctcaaaagaaaaaatgaacGTTTGATAGCCTTATCAAACATAAAACAACTAATGTGTTCGTAATGACGTGGGATTGAATTGCATCTTGTTAGATTGCTCTTCTTATATATACGGTTCTTGCCTTCTTATTAAATATACTAAAGAAGGAAGTAATATGAGAAGGAGAGCAATTACTGTTCTTCCTTCAAGTTAAACTTCGTTGACCCTTTTatactttttatttttctatCTGTGTGAATAAATTTAGAGAAAATATAACATTACTGTTACCCGTCcaaacaaattaaaaaattaggTTTACATTTTTCTGGGCCAAATTACCCGGAGGTGCACAAAACAATACAAAAGTACAGAGGGCTTCCCTAAATTTCGAATCACtatcaattgaaaatctATTGAATTAAGCTtgagaaaaagaaactcttttcttattttgtcattaatattattaaaattgtATCCTAAAGtgtataaatatatatatgtatgtgtgtgtgtgtgtgtatACGtgtgtatatatattaataaaacCCTGTTTTATTACTTAAAATGTGAATCCGTTAAAAAGAGATTAAAGTATTGTctattattagtattattgtttgttcGTTCGTCTTTGTCCATGAATAGTATTATGAGAGAATGTATAATAAAGAATGACAGATTAAAGAgtaaaaaattagaatccATATTGATTCATAACTTGTTCCAAATCCCAGCTTTGTCTCTTTTGTGAATCATTCATACTATTTAATTTCTCTAACTGAGTATTACTATTCGTCCTCACATTTGTGAATCTCTTTAAATCATTCATACTTCCAATTAACGTACTACTCGAACTTAAATTGGATGCAACCGACACATTTCTTTGTAAGTTATAGAATTTTTGATTGGGTTGTTGATATGAATTTGGAGATGTTGGTCTACTTGAAATTGGACTAATGTAACCATCGTTGAAAGAGGGTAGtctcttcttgttgttattgGTGTTAGATAAaatccttcttcttcttgatctTTCTAAGTCTTCTCTAATTGGTTCCAATAACATCTCTAGATCAATTAgtaaatcatcttcactAACTCTTAAATCCCAATCTAATAATTGTAATAGTTGTCTTTCCATTAGATTGACATCTTCTAAAGTGAACAAACCATCAGTATATTTGACCCAATGTTTATTTAGCGGAGATGAATCGTTATGGAATTTAGCACTTAATATGAGACATGCTAAAAAGATACGATGGATAGTAGATGGTAAACCAGTTGCATCCTTTGGTAATAGAcgttttaatttatttaaataacaAACGGTAGTTAATAAGGTTGGTGTGTAGACATTTGTGTACCTAACCAAATTCGTTATGAATGTCATTAAAGAGGGAAGACGAGGTTGGTATTCATCATTTGGTGAACTTGGTGGAGATGGATAATTCGATGCAGGTAAGACTTTTAAAGTGGCATTTGTTAGAAACCTTATTATGTCATCAGTGACAGGAgctttcattaatattggCAACGCCTTACTGTAACTTGACATTTTGTGTTTATgattattttattgaatatattgttCTTGTGTGGAAATGCTATACTGGTTCTAATAAGTATAATATACAGGTTAAACACAGAATTTAGAAGGGACCATATACATCTcttgaaaaacaaaagttGAGTATATTgtcttatatatattatatcaGAAATAAGAGGCACTCGTTTACAATAACAATTCTACAGCCTTAAAGCAATTTTCGAGTCTCTTTTCCCAACATTGAGTGGTCTTCTACATGAAATTTGCGATTGTTTCACGTACATATGTACGCACGCAGGTACTCGAGAAGTTTCAGATCACGAAAATAAATACTTTCATTCATCTTTTCgtgtttttctttgaagCCTCGAAATTCTCTTCGAcgaacaaacaaacaacaaacgcgtaaagaaaagataaatCTGTCCCATCgcgaaaaagaaaaaaaaaaaaaaagagcTCTCGAAAATGTCAGATCAAACTAATTTTTGGCGGCATTACCATTTCCGGGAAGAGACACCATTAAGGGCGGCGCCAATTGCGCGTTTCCCAGAAGTTATAACATGGTTCTTCAAAGAGGCAGGACCAGACAAAATATTCTCGATGACACGTTCGTAGCGATACTCTTTAGAGCTATGGATTCGTTTTTGCCAAGACTGGCAATTTACGTACTTCGATATAATAATGCCATAATTAAGCACCTATTGTAACTCTCAATTTGAGATCTATATACAGATTCAAATCAGTATCCGGATGGTATATTAAAGTGTATGCATACATTAAGGCTTGTTAATTAGGAAATACTCGTTAAAGTTCTCCAAAATCAACCATGGATATACT includes:
- the PCL1 gene encoding Pcl1p (similar to Saccharomyces cerevisiae PCL1 (YNL289W); ancestral locus Anc_3.70), producing MSSYSKALPILMKAPVTDDIIRFLTNATLKVLPASNYPSPPSSPNDEYQPRLPSLMTFITNLVRYTNVYTPTLLTTVCYLNKLKRLLPKDATGLPSTIHRIFLACLILSAKFHNDSSPLNKHWVKYTDGLFTLEDVNLMERQLLQLLDWDLRVSEDDLLIDLEMLLEPIREDLERSRRRRILSNTNNNKKRLPSFNDGYISPISSRPTSPNSYQQPNQKFYNLQRNVSVASNLSSSSTLIGSMNDLKRFTNVRTNSNTQLEKLNSMNDSQKRQSWDLEQVMNQYGF